TGAATTCAGTTCCATCCCATCCCACCTCCCTCCATCCCCTCCTCCCTTCCCGTGATACGGGAAGGGAGGAGGGGATACGGAAGAAGTGCGACAAAATAGAACCGAAAGGGGGAGGCGGGATAGGATGGCGTTTGCCGGACCGATTCATCTTGCGCGAAGTTGCACCAAGGATTGAACGGATCGGTCTCGCCGGAGGACATTGTCGATCTTCTCTGTTCCATAAACACATGTTTCCGTAAAAAAAACCTCACGGATCCAATCGGCAAGCCGCGGAGGATTCGCGAGGGGGAGAAATGGTTGGATGAGGATCACACCACTGCCGCGAGCAGATCCTTCATCGCATCCGCGCACCGGCGGTCCAGCTCCCGCCCTTTGGTCAGGGCGGCTTTCTGCTTTTCCGCGGGCGCATCCTTATCCTTGGCGATGTCCAACTGCGACCCGCACTCCCGGTAGAGGCCCGACAGTTCGCGGCACAAGTCCGCCGGTTTGCCCGGCTTCATGGATCCGGCGAGTCCGTCGAAAAAACCGGAAGCCAGGTTGCGGCATTCCTTCCAGACCATCCCGCTCCACCAGTGGCCGTGCGAGGCTCCCAATCCCCTCTCGATTCCCGCCAGCCACCACTCCCAGGCGCCGTCGCCGGATTGATAGTATGGAATTTGGAATTCCTCCGGTGAAGTCCGCATGCGGATCGCGACGGCGAGCGCGGAGCGCAGGAGGGCCGGCTCGTCGGCCCGCAGGTCGTCCTTTTCCAGCAAGGTGAACATGATCCAGTCCTCGCGCTCGAAGGCCTCCTTCCAACTGCCGAAGGTCAGGGAAGGCAGTTCGACCGTGGACCCCCCTTGCCAGGGCTGGAGAAAAATGAAGCCCTGGGTGTCGTAGCCGGAGATGAGCTGGTGTTCGAGGAAATCCAGGACGCAGAGTTTGCCCGCGTCGAGGTGGGCGCGGAGTTTCATCTCCGCTTCGGCCCGTTCCGCCGCCGGCGACCCCTTCTTCAGGCTGACCGTACCGGCCTTGCGGATCCCCATATTCCGCATCGCCAGCCAGAGAGAATCCTTCTTCCAGGCGTAGGGCGAACTGGGGCAAAGGTCCTTGTGGATGTTGATCATGAACGCGTGGGTGCTGTATCCGAACAGTTGGGCGTTGGTCCAATCCAGGTCGTAGAAATCCGAGGCGCCCTTCATGCACCCCATCAGGGTGGTGCACAGGTCGTTTTGTTTGAGGTTTTTCAATTCCATGATGTTCAGCGGCTCCTTCATCCGGGCGATGAACAAACGCTGTTTGCGGTCCATGGTCTGGAGTTCCCCCGGGGTGATCCCAAACCAGGCCTTGAATGCGGTGGTGAAGTTGTCTTGGGAGCTGTAGCCGAACCGCAGCGCGGCGTCGACGATGCGTTCGCCGGCCATCAGCGCCCGGGCCGCCTCGGTCAGGCGCCGCTTCCGAAGGTAGCCCGAGGGGGTTTCGCCGGTGACGTTGTAGAACTTCTGCCGCAGGCGGTTCTCGGAATAGCCCATGACCGCCGCCAGTTCCCGGCCGGAGTCGGCGTCGGTCAGGTGTTCCTCCATCCAGGCTGACATCTGCAGCACCAGCAGTCGATCGTCCATGGCGCTTCACCCTCCCGACGGTATGATATCCGCCTTTGCTCCGGTTTTCCTTTGAATTCCAACCGCGTCCGGGCGCCCGCGCCGCCGGAGGATTTCCGCGCAGGACGCGGCGGAATGCGCGCGGCGGCGGCCGGAGGAATCCCGCAAACCGGTTAACGGCCCGCGGTTTTCTTTGATCCTGCGCAACCCGCTCCGGCCCGGGGACGCGCCCGATCCGGCGATCACCGGATCGATCGGATGCCCGGCGCTTGCGGACGCGCGCAACCCATCCAAACCATAATAGCATACGGTCGCGGGTCGAATATCCTTCGGCGCGCGGATGAAGCCGCAAGGAAAAAGCCTATCCCGAAAGTCATTTGCAATTTTCCGGCGGCAATCGCTTGGTGGGATTGCCGGTTCTCCATCCGTCCAGATCGGTCGAATTAACCGTTTACG
This region of Anaerolineales bacterium genomic DNA includes:
- a CDS encoding helix-turn-helix transcriptional regulator, with product MDDRLLVLQMSAWMEEHLTDADSGRELAAVMGYSENRLRQKFYNVTGETPSGYLRKRRLTEAARALMAGERIVDAALRFGYSSQDNFTTAFKAWFGITPGELQTMDRKQRLFIARMKEPLNIMELKNLKQNDLCTTLMGCMKGASDFYDLDWTNAQLFGYSTHAFMINIHKDLCPSSPYAWKKDSLWLAMRNMGIRKAGTVSLKKGSPAAERAEAEMKLRAHLDAGKLCVLDFLEHQLISGYDTQGFIFLQPWQGGSTVELPSLTFGSWKEAFEREDWIMFTLLEKDDLRADEPALLRSALAVAIRMRTSPEEFQIPYYQSGDGAWEWWLAGIERGLGASHGHWWSGMVWKECRNLASGFFDGLAGSMKPGKPADLCRELSGLYRECGSQLDIAKDKDAPAEKQKAALTKGRELDRRCADAMKDLLAAVV